Proteins from a single region of bacterium:
- a CDS encoding anion permease yields the protein IDWASFFLLAGIFILVGSLNSAGIIGDFSNKLAQFGSHPFGLYNVIVWVSVLVSGFVDNIPYAMAMISAIKLLASSLNLSVYPYVFGLLLGTCIGGNITPIGASANIVAVGLLKKEGYHVRFSQFVKIGLPFTLVSVIGSCLVNWLIWR from the coding sequence ATATCGATTGGGCAAGTTTCTTTCTTTTAGCGGGAATATTTATACTGGTAGGAAGTTTGAATAGCGCTGGTATCATAGGGGATTTTTCAAATAAATTAGCGCAATTTGGTTCACATCCTTTTGGTCTTTATAACGTAATTGTCTGGGTTTCGGTTCTTGTATCTGGTTTTGTTGATAATATCCCGTATGCTATGGCTATGATTTCGGCAATAAAATTATTGGCTAGTTCCCTGAATCTTTCAGTTTATCCTTATGTATTCGGATTGCTTTTAGGAACTTGTATCGGTGGCAATATTACTCCTATCGGCGCCAGCGCCAATATAGTTGCAGTCGGTCTTTTAAAGAAAGAAGGCTATCATGTGAGATTTAGCCAGTTTGTAAAAATAGGATTGCCATTTACTCTTGTTTCTGTAATAGGAAGTTGTTTAGTTAACTGGTTGATTTGGAGATAA
- a CDS encoding anion permease, producing MKNLILKFTLLLSISITLGLTSRNIGLNISQALAISIFSISILGTLFFWDFRLAFAFIGTSVLLITNTINIENVVKFASLDVILFLVGMMVLVALMKESGFFAWIVQLILRVRNMTAIKFVFIISFASALLSTMTSEVISIIFMVAAILEICDYFEVDSVPYIIICILATNIGSAATVLGNPIGILIASKAGLTFEDFIVKAFPMAMVCLTVTIFLVIFWYRKSLKKLDEQIKKLGANEMLIQLISVPPDKRLKVSLGIFAITLAFIALHHRIELLLNLEPNTILLTMPLLSSGCVMAWKWKRARDYIEKDVEWWTLLFFMLLFAQAGTLKYTGATDVLAQRLVGLAGHSLANLTGIVLWISAIGSSILDNVVLVAAFIPIIQSFQSLNLNLQPLWWALLFGGCFGGNITIVGSTANIIALGIMEKEKDIKISFLQWFCIGSVVGIITTSIVWAGLTFLPFYR from the coding sequence ATGAAGAATCTTATTTTAAAATTTACATTGCTTCTTTCTATATCGATTACTTTGGGATTAACTTCCAGAAACATCGGATTAAATATATCGCAGGCATTAGCCATATCTATTTTTTCTATTTCGATATTGGGTACTTTGTTCTTCTGGGATTTCCGCTTAGCTTTTGCTTTTATAGGGACTTCGGTTCTATTAATAACCAATACTATCAATATAGAAAATGTTGTTAAATTTGCTTCGTTAGATGTAATTCTCTTTTTGGTAGGTATGATGGTCTTGGTCGCATTGATGAAAGAATCGGGATTTTTCGCATGGATAGTTCAGTTGATATTACGAGTAAGGAATATGACTGCGATTAAATTCGTATTTATTATTTCTTTTGCTTCAGCATTACTATCTACAATGACTTCAGAAGTTATCTCGATTATTTTTATGGTGGCGGCGATATTGGAAATATGCGATTATTTTGAAGTGGATAGTGTTCCTTATATCATTATCTGCATTCTTGCGACAAATATCGGAAGCGCGGCTACAGTATTAGGTAATCCTATAGGGATATTAATTGCATCAAAGGCAGGATTAACTTTTGAAGATTTTATTGTTAAGGCATTTCCTATGGCAATGGTATGTCTAACCGTTACAATCTTCCTGGTAATATTTTGGTATAGGAAGTCTCTTAAAAAACTGGATGAACAGATTAAAAAGTTGGGAGCTAATGAGATGCTAATTCAATTAATTTCTGTTCCCCCGGATAAACGATTGAAAGTAAGTCTAGGTATATTCGCTATAACACTGGCGTTTATAGCCCTACATCATCGTATAGAACTTCTTTTGAATCTTGAACCCAACACCATACTATTAACTATGCCGCTTTTATCCAGTGGCTGTGTAATGGCATGGAAATGGAAAAGAGCGCGAGATTACATTGAAAAAGATGTGGAATGGTGGACACTTTTATTTTTCATGTTGCTTTTCGCGCAAGCGGGAACTCTAAAATATACTGGTGCGACTGATGTACTTGCGCAAAGATTGGTGGGGTTGGCAGGCCACAGTTTAGCAAATCTTACCGGTATAGTACTTTGGATATCTGCCATAGGTTCAAGTATATTAGATAACGTGGTATTAGTGGCTGCATTTATACCGATAATCCAGAGTTTTCAAAGTCTAAATTTAAACTTACAACCCCTATGGTGGGCACTGCTATTCGGCGGTTGTTTCGGGGGCAACATCACAATAGTAGGCTCAACGGCTAATATTATTGCTTTGGGAATAATGGAAAAGGAAAAGGATATTAAAATATCTTTTCTTCAATGGTTTTGTATAGGGTCTGTGGTGGGTATAATTACTACGAGTATTGTATGGGCAGGACTAACATTTCTGCCGTTTTACCGATAA
- a CDS encoding CBS domain-containing protein, whose amino-acid sequence MKVKDIMKKDVTHISPDMNAQEALKLLQKMDISGLPVIDDNHKLVGMFTEKEALSTILPSYIQKVGLFIYQDNPKAVKQKIANFRNIQVKKIMRSQVVAVDEDTNLYEVARIMLTQKIRRIPILNKDKLVVGIVARGDITKAVFEEEERTGSQIP is encoded by the coding sequence ATGAAAAAGGATGTAACTCATATTTCTCCTGACATGAATGCTCAAGAAGCATTGAAATTGTTACAGAAAATGGATATCAGCGGGCTTCCGGTTATAGACGATAATCATAAACTTGTAGGGATGTTTACTGAGAAGGAGGCATTATCGACAATATTACCCAGTTATATTCAAAAGGTAGGCCTATTTATTTATCAGGATAATCCCAAAGCAGTGAAACAGAAGATAGCTAATTTCCGCAATATTCAAGTAAAAAAAATAATGCGCAGCCAAGTAGTTGCAGTAGACGAAGATACAAACCTTTATGAAGTTGCTCGTATTATGCTCACACAAAAAATCAGAAGGATACCTATACTCAACAAAGACAAGCTCGTTGTGGGTATAGTAGCAAGAGGAGATATTACAAAAGCTGTCTTTGAAGAGGAAGAAAGAACAGGGTCGCAAATACCATGA